A stretch of the Mesorhizobium huakuii genome encodes the following:
- a CDS encoding DoxX family protein — protein MAAQGVGLPLFVATIALQLGAGLSVASGLLTRLGGIGLGLFCLATALLFHTNFASQNDLLHFEKDLAISGGMFVLAAVGAGRLSLDWLLARALQKRERDKEMVKALLAVENEFSVDVRLPV, from the coding sequence ATGGCAGCCCAAGGCGTCGGCCTGCCGCTGTTTGTCGCCACCATCGCGCTGCAACTGGGGGCAGGGCTCTCGGTGGCATCAGGCCTGCTGACGCGGCTGGGCGGCATCGGGCTCGGCCTGTTCTGCCTGGCCACCGCCTTGCTGTTCCACACCAACTTCGCCAGCCAGAACGATCTGCTGCATTTCGAAAAGGACCTGGCCATATCAGGCGGCATGTTCGTGCTGGCCGCCGTCGGCGCCGGCCGGCTGTCGCTGGACTGGCTGCTGGCCCGCGCCCTGCAAAAGCGTGAGCGCGACAAGGAGATGGTCAAGGCATTGCTGGCGGTGGAGAACGAGTTCTCGGTGGATGTGCGGTTGCCGGTTTGA